A single region of the Stigmatella aurantiaca genome encodes:
- a CDS encoding 4'-phosphopantetheinyl transferase family protein, whose amino-acid sequence MPTSAPTPPLLTLPPDEVHVWIVEPERITDAGLLASYRALLDAPEREKQQRFHFERHRLQYLVSHALVRLTLSRYAPVAPGAWSFVANTYGRPEIRGEEKPWLRFNLSHTDGMALCAVARDVDVGADVEDAERKGETVGIADSFFAPAEVAALRALPEHAQRERFFDYWTLKEAYIKARGMGLSLPLEQFAFELPAGLPARISFDPRLVDEPSHWQFVRFRPSTRHAAALAVRRPVGAPLSVRFQRTVPLQGDGPVEYLTQETRQPLRLQMAGAGES is encoded by the coding sequence ATGCCGACGTCCGCCCCCACGCCGCCGTTGTTGACGCTGCCACCCGATGAGGTCCACGTCTGGATCGTTGAGCCCGAGCGCATCACCGATGCCGGATTGCTGGCGTCCTACCGGGCCTTGCTGGATGCGCCGGAGCGCGAGAAGCAGCAGCGGTTCCACTTCGAGAGGCACCGGTTGCAGTACCTGGTCTCCCACGCGCTCGTGCGCCTCACCTTGTCGCGCTATGCCCCGGTGGCCCCAGGGGCCTGGTCCTTCGTCGCCAACACGTATGGACGGCCGGAGATCCGCGGCGAGGAGAAGCCGTGGCTGCGCTTCAACCTCTCCCACACGGACGGAATGGCCCTCTGCGCGGTGGCCCGCGACGTGGATGTGGGCGCGGATGTGGAGGATGCCGAGCGGAAGGGAGAGACGGTGGGGATCGCGGACAGCTTCTTCGCCCCTGCGGAGGTGGCCGCGCTTCGAGCGCTTCCGGAGCATGCGCAGCGCGAGCGCTTCTTCGACTACTGGACCTTGAAAGAGGCCTACATCAAGGCCCGGGGCATGGGGCTCTCCCTGCCGCTGGAGCAGTTCGCCTTCGAGCTTCCGGCGGGGCTTCCCGCCCGGATCTCGTTTGATCCTCGCCTGGTGGATGAGCCCTCTCACTGGCAGTTCGTACGGTTCCGGCCTTCCACGCGGCACGCCGCGGCCCTGGCCGTGCGCCGTCCAGTGGGAGCCCCTCTCTCAGTGCGGTTCCAGCGAACCGTTCCCCTCCAGGGGGATGGCCCCGTGGAGTACCTCACCCAGGAGACGCGCCAACCGCTGCGCCTTCAGATGGCTGGGGCAGGGGAGAGCTGA
- a CDS encoding iron-containing redox enzyme family protein yields the protein MPSIEEQLEALTAGMARQVASWLPAVTPERYVAFLDMMYHYTRRSGDRLRLAAERATLPELKAFFAELAGDEQSHYLLAKADLAAFGREPSSDTPREVAGFHAFWEGIGPERQLAFLGALRVLEGVARHLGGEARQGLGRLGLERAKTRFILVHLDVDLEHGARAQALCAALGAGHPEPLLEGARRAAGFWVAIHRAALAGEARP from the coding sequence ATGCCGTCGATTGAGGAGCAGTTGGAGGCGCTCACCGCCGGGATGGCGCGGCAGGTCGCGAGCTGGCTGCCGGCGGTGACGCCAGAGCGCTACGTGGCGTTCCTCGACATGATGTACCACTACACGCGGCGCAGCGGAGACCGGCTGCGGCTCGCGGCCGAGCGCGCCACGCTCCCCGAGCTGAAGGCCTTCTTCGCGGAGCTGGCGGGGGACGAGCAGTCGCACTACCTGCTGGCCAAGGCGGACCTCGCGGCCTTCGGGCGCGAGCCCTCGTCCGACACGCCTCGCGAGGTGGCCGGCTTCCACGCCTTCTGGGAGGGAATCGGGCCGGAGCGGCAGCTCGCCTTCCTGGGCGCGCTGCGCGTGCTGGAGGGCGTGGCGCGGCACCTGGGAGGCGAGGCCCGCCAGGGGCTGGGGCGGCTCGGGCTGGAGCGGGCGAAGACGCGCTTCATCCTCGTCCACCTCGACGTGGACCTGGAGCACGGCGCGCGGGCCCAGGCGCTCTGCGCGGCGCTGGGGGCCGGGCACCCGGAGCCGCTGCTCGAAGGGGCCCGGCGGGCCGCCGGCTTCTGGGTGGCCATCCACCGCGCGGCGCTGGCCGGCGAGGCGCGGCCCTGA
- a CDS encoding methyltransferase family protein produces MKGLRDAPALYLGFISLHLLLGHLGSSLVYRLRFGRSPLAYRSTGADSAHTRLTRRISGASLVWAGSVVAAALWPRWSELPWGRPLLALPPEVGWALGVLGLVGMLAAQYGMGATFRIGVDAGEAPPVLHERGLHRSSRNPIYVFSYLYLVGASLWAPSLVTLGACAVLGGLFHGLVLQEERYLSARLGEAYARYRQRVPRYF; encoded by the coding sequence ATGAAGGGGCTTCGCGACGCGCCCGCGCTCTACCTGGGCTTCATCTCGCTGCACCTGCTGCTGGGGCACCTGGGCTCCAGCCTCGTCTACCGCCTGCGCTTCGGCCGCAGCCCGCTGGCCTACCGGAGCACCGGGGCCGACTCCGCCCACACGCGCCTCACGCGGCGCATCAGCGGCGCCTCGCTGGTGTGGGCTGGCTCGGTGGTGGCGGCGGCGCTCTGGCCGCGCTGGTCCGAGCTGCCCTGGGGCCGGCCCCTGCTGGCCCTTCCGCCGGAAGTGGGCTGGGCGCTGGGCGTGCTCGGGCTGGTGGGCATGCTGGCGGCGCAGTACGGCATGGGCGCGACGTTCCGCATCGGCGTGGACGCGGGGGAGGCCCCGCCCGTGCTGCACGAGAGAGGACTCCACCGCTCCTCGCGCAACCCCATCTACGTCTTCTCCTACCTGTACCTCGTGGGCGCCTCGCTCTGGGCTCCGTCGCTGGTGACGCTCGGGGCGTGCGCGGTGCTGGGGGGGCTGTTCCACGGGCTGGTGCTCCAGGAGGAGCGCTACCTCTCCGCCCGCCTCGGCGAGGCCTACGCGCGCTACCGCCAGCGCGTCCCCCGCTACTTCTGA
- a CDS encoding fatty acid desaturase family protein — MQPALAPVSASPAAPAGPGPSRDELVELLRIRPARALGMAALHLGVWGLAGVGLAHVSGFWLKLPLWLLAAQGVMGLIQLDHDAWHDTLFPRPWQNRLFGNGLSLLVGIAYEPMRHGHLAHHRWNRTEKDPDAYNAGRRSPGLWALFYATVLLGLPLSLVYFNVLYPVQHFDAARLRRHALVLLGYGAFYALLFWLLAGHGLLGGAVECWLLPVLFASPLNGLKSISDHHANVWRGDRFHTATTVRSTRLVTFLWNGLNHHLDHHLYPRVPGYNLARLHARLRPELLAREAPVFDSYLHVMWRALLAGPRVVEEDVRLVTLERKRP; from the coding sequence ATGCAGCCCGCCCTCGCCCCCGTCTCCGCTTCACCCGCTGCCCCCGCCGGGCCGGGCCCCTCCCGCGACGAGCTGGTGGAGCTGCTGCGCATCCGCCCCGCGCGGGCTCTGGGCATGGCGGCCCTCCACCTGGGCGTGTGGGGGCTGGCCGGCGTGGGGCTCGCGCACGTCAGCGGCTTCTGGCTGAAGCTGCCCCTGTGGCTGCTGGCGGCCCAGGGCGTCATGGGGCTTATCCAGCTCGACCACGACGCGTGGCACGACACGCTCTTCCCGAGGCCCTGGCAGAACCGCCTCTTCGGCAACGGGCTCAGCCTGCTCGTGGGCATCGCCTACGAGCCGATGCGGCACGGCCACCTCGCGCACCACCGCTGGAACCGCACCGAGAAGGACCCTGACGCCTACAACGCGGGCCGCCGCTCGCCCGGGCTGTGGGCACTCTTCTACGCCACCGTGCTGCTGGGCCTGCCGCTCAGCCTCGTCTACTTCAACGTCCTCTACCCGGTGCAGCACTTCGACGCCGCCCGCCTGCGCCGCCATGCGCTGGTGCTGCTCGGCTACGGGGCCTTCTACGCGCTGCTCTTCTGGCTCCTGGCGGGCCACGGGCTCCTCGGGGGCGCGGTGGAGTGCTGGCTGCTGCCGGTGCTCTTCGCCAGCCCCCTCAACGGGCTCAAGTCCATCTCCGACCACCACGCCAACGTCTGGCGCGGCGACCGCTTCCACACCGCGACGACGGTGCGCAGCACCCGGCTCGTCACCTTCCTGTGGAACGGCCTCAACCACCACCTGGACCACCACCTCTACCCGCGGGTGCCCGGCTACAACCTCGCGCGGCTGCACGCGCGCCTGCGCCCCGAGCTGCTCGCGCGCGAGGCCCCCGTCTTCGACAGCTACCTCCACGTCATGTGGCGGGCCCTCCTGGCCGGCCCCAGGGTGGTGGAGGAGGATGTGCGACTCGTCACCCTGGAACGAAAGCGCCCATGA
- a CDS encoding CapA family protein — translation MNALRRLYADIRYEDGRWPLSRWDLNLRYITKSLLHLPEPRSAETGEHFARVARHLASGSWRHAGAPELRLSAVGDMMWIRSGFHRALSPGVREVMAGDAVAFANLETPVDPARPVPRLVYETLHYNAPPDYLAAWEGTARHRVFSLCNNHALDQDAEGLERTRRTVLASSQHRCVGGPRPEDAVAALEVDGVRMGIAAVTYDINHLVGAPPAGVPVTRLGSPLHAPDWERLGALIDAARAVGPDLVVLMPHWGFEYEYWPEALQREHAYRLIERGADLLLGSSPHVLQPVEWVSIDGADATCPTQVRRGGPARMGLIAYSLGNFLSIMPTLACQTGAVLKLALARDARGVLQPVDLRAVPTACGRGLGGEGFLDAGVVRLDELPPQRAAPHLAHARRTLGALLSDRRD, via the coding sequence ATGAACGCCCTGCGCCGGCTGTACGCGGACATCCGCTACGAGGACGGCCGCTGGCCGCTGTCCCGGTGGGACCTCAACCTGCGCTACATCACCAAGAGCCTCCTGCACCTGCCGGAGCCGCGCTCGGCCGAAACCGGGGAGCACTTCGCGCGCGTCGCCCGGCACCTCGCCTCGGGGAGCTGGCGGCACGCGGGCGCGCCGGAGCTCCGGCTGAGCGCCGTGGGCGACATGATGTGGATTCGCAGCGGCTTCCACCGCGCCCTCTCTCCCGGCGTCCGGGAGGTGATGGCGGGAGACGCGGTGGCCTTCGCCAACCTGGAGACGCCAGTGGACCCGGCGCGGCCCGTGCCCCGGCTCGTCTACGAGACGCTCCACTACAACGCCCCGCCGGACTACCTCGCGGCCTGGGAGGGCACGGCGCGCCACCGCGTCTTCTCCCTCTGCAACAACCACGCGCTTGACCAGGACGCCGAAGGGCTGGAGCGGACCCGGAGGACGGTGCTGGCCTCCTCCCAGCACCGCTGCGTGGGAGGCCCCCGGCCGGAGGACGCGGTGGCCGCCCTGGAGGTGGACGGGGTGCGGATGGGCATCGCCGCCGTGACGTATGACATCAACCACCTCGTGGGGGCGCCGCCTGCCGGGGTGCCGGTGACGCGGCTGGGCAGCCCCCTCCACGCGCCGGACTGGGAGCGGCTGGGCGCGCTCATCGACGCCGCTCGCGCGGTGGGGCCGGACCTGGTGGTGCTGATGCCGCACTGGGGCTTCGAGTACGAGTACTGGCCCGAGGCCCTCCAGCGCGAGCACGCCTACCGGCTCATCGAGCGCGGGGCGGACCTCCTCCTGGGCTCCTCGCCGCATGTCCTCCAGCCGGTGGAGTGGGTGTCCATCGACGGCGCGGACGCCACATGCCCCACGCAGGTACGCCGGGGCGGGCCCGCGCGGATGGGGCTCATCGCGTACTCGCTGGGCAACTTCCTGAGCATCATGCCCACGCTGGCGTGCCAGACGGGGGCCGTGCTGAAGCTCGCGCTCGCCCGGGACGCGCGGGGTGTGCTCCAGCCGGTGGATTTGCGCGCGGTGCCCACCGCCTGTGGACGGGGACTCGGTGGGGAGGGGTTCCTCGACGCGGGCGTGGTGCGCCTGGACGAGCTGCCCCCCCAGCGGGCGGCGCCGCACCTCGCGCATGCTCGGCGGACGTTGGGCGCGCTGCTTTCGGACCGGAGGGACTGA